A single genomic interval of Burkholderia cepacia ATCC 25416 harbors:
- the hemC gene encoding hydroxymethylbilane synthase, with product MNSETPAAGPQQAQPPATLTIASRESRLAMWQAEHVRDALRKLYPACDVKILGMTTRGDQILDRTLSKVGGKGLFVKELEAALADGRADLAVHSLKDVPMALPEGFSLAAIMEREDPRDAFVSNDYASLDALPAGAVVGTSSLRREAMLRSRYPHLDVLPLRGNLDTRLAKLDRGDYAAIILAAAGLKRLGLEARIRALLDVDASPPAAGQGALGIEIASHRDDVAAWLAPLHDPQTALAVEAERMVSRALGGSCEVPLAAHAVWRAGELYLTGRVSTTDGKRVLTAEECGAVMSVADALALGRAVSDELEAQGALEIVQALLAGSQAAGKGDA from the coding sequence ATGAATTCCGAGACTCCTGCGGCCGGGCCGCAACAGGCACAGCCGCCCGCGACGTTGACGATTGCTTCGCGCGAGAGCCGCCTGGCGATGTGGCAAGCCGAACATGTGCGTGATGCGCTGCGCAAATTATATCCAGCTTGTGACGTGAAAATCCTCGGAATGACGACGCGCGGCGACCAGATTCTCGATCGCACGCTGTCGAAGGTCGGCGGCAAGGGCCTGTTCGTGAAGGAACTGGAGGCCGCGCTGGCCGACGGCCGCGCCGATCTCGCCGTGCATTCGCTGAAGGACGTGCCGATGGCGCTGCCGGAAGGCTTCTCGCTTGCCGCGATCATGGAGCGCGAGGACCCGCGCGATGCGTTCGTGTCGAACGACTACGCGTCGCTCGACGCGCTGCCGGCCGGTGCCGTGGTCGGCACGTCGAGCCTGCGCCGCGAGGCGATGCTGCGCTCGCGCTACCCGCACCTGGACGTGCTGCCGCTGCGCGGCAACCTCGACACGCGCCTGGCGAAGCTCGATCGCGGCGATTACGCGGCGATCATCCTGGCGGCCGCCGGCCTGAAGCGCCTCGGCCTCGAAGCGCGGATCCGCGCGCTGCTCGACGTCGACGCGAGCCCGCCCGCCGCGGGCCAGGGCGCGCTCGGCATCGAGATCGCGTCGCACCGCGACGACGTCGCCGCGTGGCTCGCACCGCTGCACGACCCGCAGACCGCGCTCGCGGTCGAGGCCGAGCGGATGGTGTCGCGCGCGCTCGGCGGCAGCTGCGAGGTGCCGCTCGCCGCGCATGCGGTGTGGCGCGCGGGCGAGCTGTACCTGACGGGCCGCGTGTCGACGACCGACGGCAAGCGCGTGCTGACCGCCGAGGAGTGCGGGGCCGTCATGAGCGTCGCCGATGCGCTCGCGCTCGGCCGCGCCGTGTCCGACGAACTCGAGGCGCAAGGCGCGCTCGAGATCGTCCAGGCGCTGCTCGCGGGCTCGCAGGCCGCCGGCAAGGGCGACGCCTGA
- the ppc gene encoding phosphoenolpyruvate carboxylase produces MKSSGSARTARRNAALSSSDASTDTVATAANGRAKTATKPKDPIRQTKRTAKAAGPAARTAGATKAGTRTRDDKDGPLFDDIRFLGRLLGDVVREQEGDTVFDVVETIRQTAVKFRREDDSEAAQTLEKKLRKLTPEQTVSVVRAFSYFSHLANIAEDRHHNRRRRIHALAGSASQPGTVAYALEQLKTTGNASKRLLQRFFDDALIVPVLTAHPTEVQRKSILDAQHDIARLLAERDQELTSRERQYNESMLRARVTTLWQTRMLRDARLTVGDEIENALSYYRATFLDELPALYGDIEAALAEHGLSARVPAFFQMGSWIGGDRDGNPNVTASTLDEAINRQAAVILEHYLEQVHKLGAELSVSNLLVGANDAVKALAAASPDQSPHRVDEPYRRALIGIYTRLAASARVRLGEGTVPVRSAGRGAPPVRAIPYADSEAFVADLKVLTASLDEHHGTSLAAPRLAPLVRAAEVFGFHLASIDLRQSSDIHEAVVAELFARAGVEADYAALAEEDKLRVLLAALADPRPLRSPYLEYSALAQSELGVFEKARDVRAQFGPRAVRNYIISHTETVSDLVEVLLLQKETGLLEGALGVPGGNARNSLMVIPLFETIPDLRDAARIMREYFALPGIDALIAHQGAEQEVMLGYSDSNKDGGFLTSNWELYRAELALVDLFRDRKITLRLFHGRGGTVGRGGGPTYQAILSQPPGTVNGQIRLTEQGEVIASKFANPEIGRRNLETVVAATLEATLLPQNNAPAQLPAFEAAMQTLSDSAMAAYRALVYETPGFTDYFFSSTPITEIAELNIGSRPASRKLQDPKQRKIEDLRAIPWGFSWGQCRLLLTGWYGFGSAVSAYLDGAQDETERTKRVALLKKMNKTWPFFSNLMSNMDMVLAKTDLAVASRYAQLVADRKLRKHVFERIVAEWERTAQALAEITGHEGRLATNPLLARSIKNRFPYLDPLNHLQVELIKRHRAGDTNARLRRGIHLTINGIAAGLRNTG; encoded by the coding sequence GTGAAGTCTTCCGGATCGGCGCGTACGGCGCGCCGCAATGCTGCCCTGTCCTCCTCCGACGCCTCGACGGACACCGTCGCCACCGCCGCGAACGGCCGTGCGAAAACGGCAACGAAACCGAAAGACCCGATACGTCAGACAAAACGCACGGCGAAAGCCGCCGGCCCGGCCGCCCGCACGGCCGGGGCGACGAAGGCTGGCACCCGCACGCGCGACGACAAGGACGGCCCGCTGTTCGACGACATCCGCTTTCTCGGCCGCCTGCTCGGCGACGTCGTGCGCGAGCAGGAAGGCGACACCGTGTTCGACGTCGTCGAGACGATCCGCCAGACCGCCGTCAAGTTCCGCCGCGAGGACGACAGCGAAGCCGCGCAGACGCTCGAGAAAAAGCTGCGCAAGCTGACGCCGGAGCAGACGGTGAGCGTCGTGCGCGCGTTCAGCTATTTCTCGCACCTCGCGAACATCGCGGAAGACCGCCACCACAACCGCCGCCGCCGCATCCACGCGCTGGCCGGCTCCGCGTCGCAGCCCGGCACCGTCGCGTACGCACTCGAGCAGTTGAAAACGACCGGCAATGCGTCGAAGCGACTGCTGCAGCGCTTCTTCGACGATGCGCTGATCGTGCCGGTGCTGACCGCGCACCCGACCGAAGTGCAGCGCAAGAGCATCCTCGACGCGCAGCACGACATCGCACGCCTGCTCGCCGAGCGCGACCAGGAGCTGACCAGCCGCGAGCGCCAGTACAACGAATCGATGCTGCGCGCACGCGTCACCACGCTGTGGCAGACCCGCATGCTGCGCGACGCGCGCCTGACGGTCGGCGACGAAATCGAGAACGCGCTGTCGTACTACCGCGCGACGTTCCTCGACGAACTGCCCGCGCTGTACGGCGACATCGAGGCCGCGCTCGCCGAGCACGGCCTGTCCGCGCGCGTACCCGCGTTCTTCCAGATGGGCAGCTGGATCGGCGGCGACCGCGACGGCAACCCGAACGTGACCGCGTCGACGCTCGACGAAGCGATCAACCGCCAGGCCGCGGTGATCCTCGAGCACTATCTGGAACAGGTGCACAAGCTCGGCGCCGAACTGTCCGTGTCGAACCTGCTCGTCGGTGCGAACGACGCCGTGAAGGCGCTCGCGGCCGCGTCGCCCGACCAGTCGCCGCACCGCGTCGACGAGCCGTATCGTCGCGCGCTGATCGGCATCTACACGCGGCTCGCCGCAAGCGCGCGCGTGCGTCTCGGCGAAGGCACGGTGCCCGTGCGCAGCGCGGGCCGCGGCGCGCCGCCCGTGCGCGCGATCCCGTATGCGGATTCCGAAGCGTTCGTCGCCGACCTGAAGGTGCTGACCGCATCGCTCGACGAACACCACGGCACGTCGCTCGCCGCGCCGCGCCTCGCGCCGCTCGTGCGCGCGGCCGAAGTGTTCGGCTTCCATCTCGCGAGCATCGACCTGCGCCAGAGCTCCGACATCCACGAAGCCGTGGTCGCCGAGCTGTTCGCGCGCGCGGGCGTCGAGGCCGACTACGCGGCGCTCGCCGAGGAAGACAAGCTGCGCGTGCTGCTCGCCGCGCTCGCCGATCCGCGTCCGCTGCGCTCGCCGTACCTCGAATACTCCGCGCTCGCCCAGAGCGAACTCGGCGTGTTCGAGAAGGCGCGCGACGTGCGCGCCCAATTCGGCCCGCGCGCGGTACGCAACTACATCATTTCGCATACGGAAACCGTCAGCGACCTCGTCGAGGTGCTGCTGCTCCAGAAGGAAACGGGCCTGCTCGAAGGCGCGCTCGGCGTGCCCGGCGGCAACGCCCGCAACAGCCTGATGGTGATCCCGCTGTTCGAGACGATTCCCGACCTGCGCGACGCCGCGCGCATCATGCGCGAATACTTCGCGCTGCCGGGCATCGACGCGCTGATCGCGCACCAGGGCGCCGAGCAGGAAGTGATGCTCGGCTATTCGGACAGCAACAAGGACGGCGGCTTCCTCACGTCGAACTGGGAGCTGTATCGCGCGGAACTCGCGCTCGTCGACCTGTTCCGCGACCGCAAGATCACGCTGCGGCTGTTCCACGGCCGCGGCGGCACGGTCGGCCGCGGCGGCGGCCCGACCTACCAGGCGATCCTGTCGCAGCCGCCGGGCACCGTGAACGGCCAGATCCGCCTGACCGAACAGGGCGAGGTGATCGCGAGCAAGTTCGCGAACCCGGAGATCGGCCGCCGGAACCTCGAGACGGTCGTCGCCGCGACGCTCGAGGCAACGCTCCTGCCGCAGAACAACGCGCCCGCGCAGCTGCCGGCGTTCGAGGCCGCGATGCAGACGCTGTCCGATTCGGCGATGGCCGCGTACCGCGCGCTCGTCTACGAAACCCCGGGCTTCACCGACTATTTCTTCTCGTCGACGCCGATCACCGAGATCGCCGAGCTGAACATCGGCAGCCGCCCGGCCTCGCGCAAGCTGCAGGATCCGAAGCAGCGCAAGATCGAGGACCTGCGCGCGATTCCGTGGGGCTTCTCGTGGGGCCAGTGCCGGCTGCTGCTGACGGGCTGGTACGGCTTCGGCAGCGCGGTGAGTGCATATCTCGACGGCGCGCAGGATGAAACCGAGCGCACGAAGCGCGTCGCGCTGCTGAAGAAGATGAACAAGACCTGGCCGTTCTTCTCGAACCTGATGTCGAACATGGACATGGTGCTGGCGAAGACCGACCTCGCGGTCGCGTCGCGCTACGCGCAACTGGTCGCCGACCGCAAGCTGCGCAAGCACGTGTTCGAGCGGATCGTCGCGGAATGGGAGCGCACAGCGCAGGCGCTGGCGGAAATCACCGGGCACGAAGGCCGCCTCGCGACCAACCCGCTGCTCGCGCGATCGATCAAGAACCGCTTCCCGTATCTCGATCCGCTGAATCACCTGCAGGTCGAGCTGATCAAGCGCCACCGCGCGGGCGACACGAACGCGCGGCTGCGCCGCGGGATTCACCTGACGATCAACGGGATCGCGGCCGGCCTGCGCAACACGGGCTGA